CAGTCCAGCACGAATCCGCCGAGATCGCGGCCGACGGCCTCGCGCGCCATGGCATCGGCCTCCTTCTGCACGCCCCCGAAGATCACGCGCTCCGCCACCAGACGTAGGAAGGCGTTGCGCACGCGTCCGAACAGCCCGGACATCGGCGTGACTCCGAGCCCGAACGGGGCTGTGTCGACGCTGCGAGCGCCGAGCGGGAAGATCCCGAGGACCACGACCGGGGGCCGCTCGGCCTTCGGCAACCGCTGCAGCAGCGCCGCACCGACGAACAGCGGTTCGGTGAGGACCGCGTCGATGCGATTCCGCGCCAGCTCGACGCGCACGGCCTCGTGCTGAGCCCGACCCGGGCGGATGAAGAGGGTGCTCATATCGAAACGGAGCGCGGCCGCCCCGGTGAGACCTTCGCGCTCGGGGAACGCGCCGTTCGCGTCGTCGAGATCGACGTCGGCCTCCGCGGGCAGCGGGCGGAACCGGGCACCGGCCGCTGTCACCCGCTCCTCGTATCGGCTGCTCGTGAGGAAGAGGACCTCGTGCCCGCCCGCGACCAGGTGCCTGGCGACCTGCAGCAGCGGGAGCACGTGCCCGTGAGCGGGAGTGCAGGTGAGGAGGTAACGGGACATGGCGGCTCTCTCGATAGGGTTGGTTGTACCGTTGAAGTATTCATCACCCTTTGAGGAAAGTCAATGACGTCGAGTGCACGCCCCTACCGCTCCGCCCTGCGGACCCGCCAGGCCGAGGAGACCCGTGCGCGCATCGTCGCGGCGGCCGCCCGCCTGTTCGCCGCGCAGGGATACCAGGCGACGACGATCTCCGCGATCGCCAGGGAGGCCGGGGTGTCCGCGGAGACGGTGAAGACCACGGCGGCGAAGGCGGAACTGCTCATCGCCGCCTTCGAGGTCACCTTCTCCGGCTCGGAAGCCGCCGAGACCCTCGCCGACACCGAGGCCGGTTCGGGACTGACGGCCCTGCCCGACGACGTCTTCCTGGACGCCGTCATCACGCAGATCGGCGCCGCGAACGAGCGCGGGCATGCCCTCTGGACGGTCCTCCTGGGCGCGGCGCTCTCCGACCCGGTCGTCGAT
This genomic stretch from Microbacterium sp. Nx66 harbors:
- a CDS encoding TetR/AcrR family transcriptional regulator; protein product: MTSSARPYRSALRTRQAEETRARIVAAAARLFAAQGYQATTISAIAREAGVSAETVKTTAAKAELLIAAFEVTFSGSEAAETLADTEAGSGLTALPDDVFLDAVITQIGAANERGHALWTVLLGAALSDPVVDAALQRILANRAADYRGFAAELQRRGIVDSDHDGDALADVLSFLLSPESHQQLVVQSGWSPDRYRSWLRSAVLAAASPSA